A genomic segment from Nicotiana tabacum cultivar K326 chromosome 7, ASM71507v2, whole genome shotgun sequence encodes:
- the LOC142162431 gene encoding uncharacterized protein LOC142162431 — protein MTIPNEQLGQTPGVQIDGDQLNQNARNQANQATGIDYNHPLFLSPVDVSGIQIILFQLTRIENYSIWFRSTRVALLGRNKLSMVDDTCKKENFPESMWNHWERVNAIVLTWIMNSVEKELLGEIMYASSAQLVWEDLSERYNKVDGSRTYNLHKEIATLSQGITSKLKLYQFLMRLNDSYSQARSQILMRSHIPTFNLAYTLIVSDEGQKSVAATSGILGSNPTSQARNYEIAIYSKAGGNQNQNQRFRRNYNVYYDFCKIKGHSKENCYKIVGYPADFKNKRKGNAGANASYNVNLMTETDHSNDQQPHVFNYWQNTNMQDQVKKGNSTQTQGSNMNMENSGLEKYVLTKTQYEQILQMLNKTNVSSLTSATNVAGIDTTLLVSNCLSQWIIDTGATNHMVSDKTLLDEKTELFTGKVKGIGKEDGGLYLLYTNTAERNKMLALIARGNDATELFKDLGVIYQRACVYTPQQNGVAERKHRHILEVTRAIRFQAQIPIKFWGHCILVIVYLINRMPSAVIANIYSFERLHKRKSSLLHLRILGCLSFAKIVQEHDKLMPRAKLSIHMGYLEFQKGYILYDPTNKTFFTSRDVIFREDVFPFIKKDNKYQQIFIDTTSLGIQIHDFTILYQNRTSATNANEDGNTEHSEIVMQHNTEENYTDVVTEHANTDFYSF, from the exons ATGACAATTCCAAATGAGCAATTGGGTCAGACACCAGGAGTTCAAATTGATGGTGATCAATTGAATCAAAATGCTAGAAATCAAGCAAATCAAGCAACTGGGATTGACTATAATCATCCACTTTTTTTATCTCCTGTTGACGTAAGTGGTATTCAAATAATTTTGTTTCAATTGACTAGGATTGAGAATTATTCCATCTGGTTTAGGTCAACGCGAGTAGCCCTGCTAGGTAGAAACAAGTTGAGTATGGTCGATGATACATGCAAGAAAGAAAACTTCCCAGAATCGATGTGGAATCATTGGGAAAGAGTCAATGCAATTGTGTTGACTTGGATTATGAATTCAGTGGAAAAAGAACTGCTTGGAGAAATTATGTACGCATCAAGTGCTCAATTGGTTTGGGAGGATCTTTCAGAAAGATACAACAAAGTTGATGGGTCAAGAACCTACAATCTGCATAAGGAAATTGCAACATTGTCACAAGGCATAACTTCT AAGTTGAAGTTATACCAATTCTTGATGAGGTTAAATGATTCATATTCTCAAGCAAGGAGTCAAATCTTGATGAGAAGTCACATTCCCACATTCAATCTAGCCTATACATTAATAGTAAGCGATGAGGGACAAAAGTCTGTTGCTGCAACCTCAGGAATTTTGGGGTCTAATCCTACAAGTCAGGCAAGAAACTATGAGATTGCTATATACTCAAAAGCTGGAGGAAATCAGAATCAGAATCAGAGATTTAGAAGGAATTATAATGTGTACTATGATTTTTGCAAAATAAAGGGACATAGTAAAGAAAATTGCTATAAGATTGTAGGATATCCTGCAGATtttaagaataaaagaaaaggaaatgctGGTGCAAATGCATCCTACAATGTGAATCTAATGACAGAGACTGATCACTCTAATGATCAACAACCACATGTATTCAATTATTGGCAGAATACAAATATGCAGGATCAGGTGAAAAAGGGAAATAGTACACAAACTCAAGGATCTAATATGAATATGGAGAATTCAGGTCTTGAGAAATATGTTCTCACAAAAACTCAGTATGAACAGATTCTGCAAATGTTGAACAAAACCAATGTGTCAAGTTTGACTTCAGCAACTAATGTGGCAGGTATTGATACAACTCTATTAGTTTCTAATTGCCTTAGTCAGTGGATTATAGATACAGGAGCAACAAACCATATGGTGTCTGACAAAACCTTACTAGATGAGAAAACA GAACTCTTCACTGGGAaggtgaaggggattggtaaAGAGGATGGTGGCTTATACCTTCTATACACTAATACAGCTGAAAGGAATAAAATGCTTGCTCTAATTGCAAGAGGAAATGATGCAACTGAG CTATTCAAAGATTTGGGAGTTATATATCAAAGAGCATGTGTATACACCCCTCAGCAGAATGGGGTAGCTGAGAGGAAACACAGACACATATTAGAAGTCACAAGAGCTATCAGATTTCAAGCTCAAATACCCATTAAATTCTGGGGTCATTGTATATTAGTTATTGTCTATTTAATAAACAGAATGCCCAGTGCTGTCATTGCCAACATATATTCTTTTGAAAGGCTACATAAAAGGAAGTCTTCTCTCTTGCATCTTAGAATACTAGGATGTTTGAGCTTTGCTAAAATTGTACAAGAACATGACAAGCTAATGCCTAGAGCCAAGTTATCTATACACATGGGGTACTTAGAATTTCAAAAAGGATATATTTTATATGATCCTACTAATAAGACATTCTTCACAAGTAGAGATGTCATATTTAGAGAAGATGTATTTCCTTTCATAAAGAAAGATaacaaatatcaacaaatatTTATTGATACAACAAGTTTGGGAATAcaaattcatgattttacaataCTATATCAGAATAGAACATCAGCTACAAATGCTAATGAAGATGGCAACACAGAACATAGTGAAATAGTTATGCAGCACAACACAGAAGAAAACTATACAGATGTAGTTACAGAACATGCAAACACAGATTTCTACTCATTCTAA